The following are from one region of the Endozoicomonas sp. 4G genome:
- a CDS encoding methyltransferase has product MINAEHLPLILTLCAGTLITTTIVFWSLRLGITPTPTSGKVRAKLLETLPAKVDGNIYELGSGFGSLVAVLAKTYPDQVIYGIERSPLPCWISRLRCLHLKNAVILQQDFFQHEWEEAGLVVCYLYPGAMETLSKVFKLKLKKGCYIVSHTFRLPGWEPESINKAKDLYRSPVYRYRCP; this is encoded by the coding sequence ATGATAAACGCTGAACACCTACCTCTGATTCTGACTCTTTGTGCGGGTACGCTGATAACAACGACAATTGTCTTCTGGAGTCTGCGACTGGGCATCACGCCAACCCCTACCTCTGGCAAGGTAAGAGCAAAACTGCTGGAAACTCTGCCGGCAAAAGTCGATGGCAATATTTATGAACTGGGCTCTGGTTTTGGCTCTCTGGTAGCCGTGTTGGCAAAAACCTATCCAGACCAGGTTATCTATGGCATTGAACGCTCCCCCCTCCCCTGCTGGATCAGCCGATTACGCTGCCTGCACCTGAAAAACGCAGTCATCCTTCAACAGGATTTTTTCCAACATGAATGGGAAGAAGCCGGACTGGTGGTGTGCTATCTCTATCCGGGCGCCATGGAAACATTATCAAAAGTATTCAAGCTGAAACTTAAGAAAGGCTGTTACATCGTCAGCCATACCTTCAGGCTACCGGGGTGGGAGCCTGAGAGCATAAACAAGGCCAAGGATTTATATCGCAGTCCGGTTTATCGATACAGATGCCCATAG
- a CDS encoding FeoC-like transcriptional regulator, translating into MLSIRDFLAEKGVCTLAEVSQHFQVDPEAMKGMLGHWVRKGKLVEERSGCKQGCVSCKPEQLIVYRWLNPDQYDLIPVCIHSE; encoded by the coding sequence TTGCTATCCATCAGAGACTTTCTGGCAGAAAAAGGGGTCTGCACCCTGGCCGAGGTGAGTCAGCATTTTCAAGTTGATCCTGAAGCCATGAAAGGCATGCTCGGTCATTGGGTCAGAAAGGGAAAGCTGGTTGAGGAACGGTCAGGCTGCAAACAAGGGTGTGTCAGTTGTAAACCTGAGCAGTTGATTGTCTATCGTTGGCTGAACCCGGACCAGTATGACTTGATTCCTGTTTGCATTCACAGTGAGTAG
- a CDS encoding MSCRAMM family adhesin SdrC: protein MLSKKPLILNLAVAFCVHCSNGFAQEYSMPLLFALTASKTLISTLRSFEEEGGAIEWYCFFSDPGVGAKAYSRAPSDSADSEDSGSEDNGTSDKNSDNRSNEDESDTESDTESDTESDVEYVATTLNPFPVSDEISQYCTAMELRKIKQEPKPVLDSEIPNPKTHKQTHLSADQKVEAWQCDHEGCHFSSYYRSNLYKHQQTHLPTEQRPKKARVHPCDHEGCGYSASRADHLKRHQQTHLPDDQRLRVYQCDHEGCNYSCKQASNLKKHQQIHLPADQKLKRPKRPWLKCDHEGCNYGSYHKFRLKKHQQIHLPADQRPEMYLCDHEGCNYRTYRTDYLGKHKMSHLPVDQRPKLYQCDHEGCHYRARQKGHLNKHRQTHLPADQRPKRPKVYSCDHEGCHYSTDHKGNLKRHKQTHLPADQRLGRPKRKAHDPSPSNKKRKKSDKASRLKENSDISSDFD, encoded by the coding sequence TTGCTATCCAAAAAGCCATTGATTTTGAACTTAGCCGTTGCCTTTTGTGTGCATTGCTCTAATGGCTTCGCTCAGGAATATAGTATGCCTTTGCTCTTCGCTCTGACTGCCAGCAAGACGCTTATCAGCACTCTGAGGTCTTTTGAAGAGGAGGGCGGGGCTATTGAGTGGTATTGCTTTTTTTCTGACCCTGGCGTCGGAGCTAAGGCTTACAGCCGGGCTCCTAGTGATAGTGCCGACAGCGAAGACAGTGGCAGTGAAGACAACGGCACCTCTGATAAAAACAGCGACAACCGTTCAAACGAAGACGAATCTGATACTGAATCTGATACTGAATCTGATACCGAATCTGATGTTGAGTATGTAGCCACGACACTGAACCCGTTTCCGGTATCCGATGAAATCAGTCAGTATTGTACAGCTATGGAACTGAGAAAAATTAAGCAGGAGCCGAAGCCCGTTTTAGACAGTGAAATACCTAATCCGAAAACGCATAAACAGACCCATTTGTCTGCTGACCAGAAAGTCGAGGCGTGGCAGTGTGACCATGAGGGCTGCCACTTCAGCAGCTACTACAGGAGCAATCTGTATAAGCACCAACAGACTCACTTGCCTACTGAGCAGAGACCCAAAAAAGCCAGAGTGCACCCGTGTGACCATGAGGGCTGCGGCTACAGCGCTAGCCGGGCGGACCATCTGAAAAGGCACCAACAGACCCACCTGCCTGACGACCAGAGACTCAGGGTGTACCAGTGTGACCATGAGGGCTGTAACTACAGCTGCAAACAGGCATCCAATTTGAAAAAGCACCAACAGATCCACCTGCCTGCCGACCAGAAACTCAAGAGACCCAAGAGACCCTGGTTGAAGTGTGACCATGAGGGCTGCAATTACGGTTCCTACCACAAGTTCCGTTTGAAAAAACACCAACAGATCCACCTGCCTGCCGACCAAAGGCCGGAAATGTACCTGTGTGACCATGAGGGCTGCAATTACAGAACCTACCGCACGGACTATCTGGGAAAGCACAAAATGAGCCACCTGCCTGTCGACCAGAGACCCAAGCTATATCAGTGTGACCATGAGGGCTGTCATTACAGAGCCCGCCAAAAGGGGCATCTGAACAAGCACAGACAGACCCACCTGCCTGCCGACCAGAGACCCAAAAGACCCAAGGTGTACTCGTGTGACCATGAGGGCTGCCATTACAGCACCGACCACAAGGGCAATCTGAAAAGGCACAAACAGACTCATCTGCCTGCCGACCAGAGGCTTGGAAGACCCAAAAGAAAAGCGCATGACCCATCGCCATCTAACAAGAAAAGGAAAAAGAGTGATAAAGCATCCCGCCTTAAAGAAAACTCCGACATTTCTTCAGATTTTGACTAA
- a CDS encoding C2H2-type zinc finger protein encodes MLSKKTVILILAIAFSVHYPNGHAQENSTPLLFVLTVGKALINTPGISHVETILLPFFPVRDALPELDSVVKAIATEIQQSNHQQREIIETAKQKRSLMLCCFRGHTVPEEPEEKSIEEEGETVEWWELKQEPEANSSDMPRVCFGDDILLTSDTRYCFSPDPGVQANAYHRAASDDSADSEDSDTEDSGTSDESSDNGSNEDETATETHVHCENTRLDPFRALIEFSQYCSTLRLEMIHQESISDGEIPAESVTEVDSANNLEITPPAYRADHTDHLKKHKQTHLPADQRLKVHQCDHEGCNYSTGYTSHLKMHKQTHLPDDQRPKVHQCDHEGCNYSTGYTSHLNVHKVTHLPADQRPKPHQCDHEGCNYSSDRLDSLKRHERTHLPANQKPNIPKRPKRPNVHQCDHEGCNYSTGYTTHLKMHKQTHLPDDQRVKVHQCDHEGCNYSSDRLDSLKKHKRTHLPADQRSKKARVHYCGYEGCNHSSDHPGNLQKHKRTHLYADQRVKVHQCDYEGCQYITDQKCNLKKHKRTHLPADQRPKMHRCDHEGCHYSTDRTDHLKTHKQTHLPADQRPRMHRCDHESCNYSANHMGNLNKHKQTHLPADQRPKVHHCDHEGCNYSTHRVGDLNKHKNIHLPADQRPKRKAYDQPPSNKKRKKGDQE; translated from the coding sequence TTGCTATCCAAAAAAACAGTGATTTTGATCTTGGCCATTGCCTTTTCTGTGCATTACCCTAATGGCCACGCTCAGGAAAATAGTACGCCTCTGCTCTTCGTTCTGACTGTCGGCAAGGCGCTTATCAACACCCCGGGCATATCGCATGTAGAAACTATTCTTCTCCCTTTTTTCCCAGTCCGGGATGCGCTACCGGAACTTGACTCTGTGGTTAAAGCTATCGCCACTGAGATACAGCAAAGCAACCATCAGCAACGTGAAATCATTGAAACAGCCAAACAAAAGAGGAGTCTGATGCTCTGTTGCTTTAGAGGTCATACAGTGCCTGAGGAACCGGAAGAAAAAAGTATTGAAGAAGAGGGCGAGACGGTTGAATGGTGGGAATTGAAGCAAGAACCCGAGGCGAACAGCAGCGATATGCCACGAGTTTGCTTTGGTGATGACATCCTCTTAACTTCAGACACCCGCTATTGCTTTTCTCCTGATCCCGGCGTCCAAGCCAATGCTTACCATCGGGCAGCCTCTGATGATAGTGCCGACAGCGAAGACAGTGACACTGAAGACAGCGGCACCTCCGATGAAAGCAGCGACAACGGTTCAAACGAAGACGAAACTGCGACCGAAACTCATGTTCATTGTGAAAACACGAGACTTGATCCTTTTCGGGCATTAATCGAATTCAGTCAGTATTGTTCGACTCTGAGACTGGAAATGATTCATCAGGAGTCCATTTCAGACGGTGAAATACCCGCTGAATCAGTGACAGAAGTAGACTCTGCTAACAACCTGGAAATCACCCCACCTGCTTACAGAGCTGACCACACGGATCACCTGAAAAAGCACAAACAGACCCACCTGCCTGCCGACCAAAGACTCAAAGTGCACCAGTGTGATCATGAGGGCTGCAACTACAGTACCGGCTACACAAGCCATCTAAAAATGCACAAACAGACCCACCTGCCTGACGATCAGAGACCCAAGGTGCACCAGTGTGACCATGAGGGCTGTAACTACAGTACCGGCTACACAAGCCATTTGAACGTGCACAAAGTGACCCACCTGCCTGCCGACCAGAGACCCAAGCCGCACCAGTGTGACCATGAGGGCTGCAACTACAGCAGCGACCGGTTGGACAGTCTGAAAAGGCACGAACGGACCCACTTGCCTGCCAACCAAAAACCCAATATACCGAAAAGACCCAAAAGACCGAATGTGCACCAGTGTGATCATGAGGGCTGCAACTACAGTACCGGCTACACGACCCATCTAAAAATGCACAAACAGACCCACCTGCCTGACGACCAGAGAGTCAAGGTGCACCAGTGTGACCATGAGGGCTGCAACTACAGCAGCGACCGGTTGGACAGTCTGAAAAAGCACAAACGGACCCACCTGCCTGCCGATCAGAGATCCAAAAAAGCCAGAGTGCACTACTGTGGCTATGAGGGCTGCAACCATAGCAGCGACCACCCAGGCAATCTGCAAAAGCACAAACGGACCCACCTGTATGCCGATCAAAGAGTTAAGGTGCACCAGTGTGACTATGAGGGCTGCCAGTACATCACCGACCAGAAGTGCAATCTGAAAAAGCACAAACGAACCCACCTGCCTGCCGACCAGAGACCCAAGATGCACCGGTGTGACCATGAGGGCTGCCACTACAGCACCGACCGGACAGACCATCTGAAAACGCACAAACAGACCCACCTGCCTGCCGACCAGAGACCCAGGATGCACCGGTGCGACCATGAGAGCTGCAACTACAGTGCCAACCACATGGGAAATCTGAACAAGCACAAACAGACCCACCTGCCTGCCGACCAGAGGCCCAAGGTGCACCACTGTGACCATGAGGGCTGCAATTACAGCACCCATCGGGTGGGCGATCTGAACAAGCACAAAAATATCCACCTGCCTGCCGACCAGAGACCCAAAAGAAAAGCGTATGACCAACCGCCATCTAACAAAAAAAGAAAGAAGGGTGATCAAGAGTGA
- a CDS encoding C2H2-type zinc finger protein — protein sequence MLSKKTLILILDIAISVHCSNDYAQENRLPLLLSLAVSKMLIPVRDVPTELDSIAKAIATEIQQGDNQQREIIATAKQRGSLMLCCFRGHKVPEEQPDTRYCFPATGVFPATGVSPDPDVKAKAYRQAASDEGSESEDSGTSDDNSDKDSDEDETDVQCVNTAPDPFQALNEMSQYCVTLRLGMINEASVSDGEIATESEIEVNLPAGQRPKRPKRPKVHQCDHEGCNYGTGYTSHLKTHKQTHLPVDQRTIMKQCDYEGCNYRTVHTGHLNKHKQTHLPADDRPKRPKVHHCDHEGCDHSTHYAWSLKMHKKTHLPAEQRSKVHQCDYEGCKYSTDHPGNLKAHKQSHLPAEQRSKVLQCDHEGCKYISQQPSYLKRHKQIHLLAGQRSKTHQCDHEGCDYSTGYASDLKKHKQIHLPADHRPKRPKVRQCDHEGCDYSTSYTSHLKRHKQTHLPADQRTKRPKRKAHDQPPSNRKRKKGDKE from the coding sequence TTGCTATCCAAAAAAACATTGATTTTGATCTTGGACATTGCCATTTCTGTGCATTGCTCTAATGACTACGCTCAGGAAAACAGGTTGCCTTTGCTCTTATCTCTGGCTGTCAGCAAGATGCTTATCCCGGTCCGGGATGTGCCAACAGAACTTGACTCTATTGCTAAAGCTATCGCCACTGAGATACAGCAAGGAGACAATCAGCAACGTGAAATTATTGCAACGGCCAAACAAAGAGGGAGTCTGATGCTCTGTTGCTTTAGAGGTCATAAAGTGCCTGAGGAACAGCCAGACACTCGCTATTGCTTTCCTGCCACCGGGGTTTTTCCTGCCACCGGCGTTTCTCCTGACCCTGATGTCAAAGCTAAGGCTTACCGTCAGGCAGCCTCTGATGAAGGTTCTGAAAGTGAGGACAGCGGCACCTCTGATGACAACAGCGATAAGGATTCAGACGAAGACGAAACGGATGTTCAATGTGTAAACACGGCACCTGATCCTTTTCAAGCACTCAACGAAATGAGTCAGTATTGTGTGACTCTGAGACTGGGAATGATTAACGAGGCGTCCGTTTCAGACGGTGAAATAGCCACTGAGTCAGAGATAGAAGTGAACCTGCCTGCCGGCCAGAGACCCAAAAGACCCAAAAGACCCAAAGTGCACCAGTGTGACCATGAGGGCTGCAACTACGGCACCGGCTACACGAGTCATCTGAAAACGCACAAACAGACCCACCTGCCTGTCGACCAGAGAACCATAATGAAGCAATGTGACTATGAAGGCTGCAATTACAGAACCGTGCATACGGGACATCTGAACAAGCACAAACAGACCCACCTGCCTGCCGACGATAGACCCAAAAGACCCAAAGTGCACCACTGTGACCATGAGGGCTGCGACCACAGCACCCACTATGCCTGGTCTCTGAAAATGCACAAAAAGACCCACCTGCCAGCCGAGCAGAGATCGAAAGTGCACCAGTGTGACTATGAGGGCTGCAAATATAGCACCGATCACCCCGGCAATCTGAAAGCACACAAACAGAGCCACCTGCCAGCCGAGCAGAGATCCAAAGTGCTCCAGTGTGACCATGAGGGGTGCAAGTACATAAGCCAGCAGCCGAGCTATCTGAAAAGGCACAAACAGATTCACCTGCTTGCCGGGCAGAGATCCAAAACGCACCAGTGTGACCATGAGGGCTGCGACTACAGCACCGGCTACGCGAGCGATCTGAAAAAGCACAAACAGATTCATCTGCCTGCTGACCATAGACCCAAAAGACCCAAGGTGCGTCAGTGTGACCATGAAGGCTGCGACTACAGCACCAGCTATACGAGCCATTTGAAAAGGCACAAACAGACCCACCTGCCTGCCGACCAGAGAACCAAAAGACCCAAAAGAAAAGCGCATGACCAGCCGCCATCTAACCGGAAAAGAAAGAAGGGTGATAAAGAATGA
- a CDS encoding FeoA family protein: MTTTLEDLRTGDKAQISAFRGAASAYRRKLLAMGLTPGTCFRVCRVAPLGDPIQLQVRGFQLSLRRHEAAVIEVIRQ, translated from the coding sequence ATGACCACCACTCTGGAGGATCTTCGGACAGGAGATAAGGCTCAGATTTCTGCTTTCAGGGGAGCTGCCTCTGCTTATCGTCGTAAGCTTCTGGCCATGGGACTCACGCCCGGAACCTGCTTCAGAGTATGCAGGGTAGCGCCTTTGGGCGATCCTATTCAGCTTCAGGTTCGCGGATTTCAACTCAGTCTGCGTCGTCATGAAGCGGCAGTCATCGAAGTGATCCGCCAATGA
- the feoB gene encoding Fe(2+) transporter permease subunit FeoB: MNKHVFAIVGNPNCGKTTVFNSLTGASQHVGNWPGVTVEKRGGCYQHKNQSIEVVDLPGTYCLDVVNDQVSMDERIARDFILAREAQLIVNVVDAANIERNLYLTTQLLDMGLPVIVVLNMMDVARDKGLRINAEKLSKQLSCPVHTMVAARDKGTEGLKDLINQSLLHGIEPAQPQSLGTHLEEAVAFLQEPFASELEDPSTARWVALKLLEGEADFVGQVAQDLVDRATEARSRLEAAYDAEMDILVANGRYETISLIVQDTVKTSGAVSHSLTERIDSIVLNRLMGLPIFFGIMYLMFMFSVNLGSTFIDFFDILSGTVFVDGVSHLLASIGAPGWIDALLAKGVGGGIQTVSTFIPVIAFLFLFLSVLEDSGYMARAAFVMDRALRFLGLPGKAFVPMLVGFGCNVPAIMATRTLENHQDRMLTMAMAPFMSCGARLPVYALFAAAFFPGFGQNVVFTLYLTGILAAVMTGLMLKKCLFSGEVTPFVMELPDYHRPSVKHVLLRTWTRLKAFLFRAGKAIVIVVVILNTLNSLGTDGTFGHEDTRSSVLSKMGQTITPAFAPMGMSEDNWPAAVGLFTGILAKEAVVGTLNSMYTAIADQENGAVAQGHDFDFMSGVKEALATIPANLSDAVSSFADPLGLSVGDLSDLESVAKDQEVTVTTFGVMQRLFTTDAAVVAYLLMILLYTPCVAALGAIYRESGLRWTCFVAGWTFFMGYSVATLYYQLSRISIQPVTTLGWLSTITVAMVVMFALLRRAGQRMVFSSGDMPSETAGISKGCH; the protein is encoded by the coding sequence ATGAATAAACATGTATTTGCGATTGTCGGCAACCCTAATTGCGGCAAAACTACCGTATTCAACAGTCTCACAGGTGCCAGTCAGCATGTCGGTAACTGGCCCGGTGTTACCGTAGAAAAGCGTGGTGGTTGCTATCAGCATAAAAATCAGTCCATTGAAGTGGTTGACCTGCCGGGTACCTATTGCCTGGATGTGGTCAATGATCAGGTGTCGATGGATGAACGCATTGCCCGTGATTTTATTCTTGCCCGTGAAGCTCAGCTGATCGTCAACGTTGTCGATGCTGCCAATATTGAGCGTAACCTGTATCTGACCACGCAGCTGCTGGACATGGGTCTGCCCGTCATTGTTGTTCTCAATATGATGGATGTTGCCAGAGACAAAGGTCTCAGGATCAATGCTGAAAAGCTGTCCAAACAGCTCAGTTGTCCTGTTCATACTATGGTGGCCGCCAGGGACAAAGGCACCGAAGGGCTTAAAGATCTTATTAATCAAAGCCTTCTTCATGGCATTGAGCCAGCTCAACCACAATCTCTGGGGACACATCTGGAGGAGGCTGTTGCTTTCCTGCAGGAGCCTTTTGCCAGTGAGCTTGAAGACCCCTCAACCGCACGCTGGGTAGCACTTAAATTATTGGAAGGTGAGGCTGATTTTGTCGGTCAGGTTGCTCAGGATTTAGTCGACAGAGCGACAGAGGCACGATCCCGGCTTGAAGCCGCCTACGATGCAGAGATGGATATCCTGGTGGCTAATGGTCGCTATGAAACCATCAGTCTCATCGTACAGGATACCGTCAAAACGTCAGGTGCTGTGAGTCATAGTCTCACTGAGCGTATTGACAGCATTGTCCTGAATCGACTCATGGGTTTGCCGATTTTCTTCGGGATCATGTATCTGATGTTTATGTTCTCAGTGAACCTAGGCAGTACTTTTATAGATTTTTTCGACATTCTGTCAGGTACTGTTTTTGTCGATGGTGTCAGCCATCTGCTGGCAAGTATCGGTGCGCCGGGCTGGATTGATGCCCTGCTGGCAAAGGGGGTCGGTGGGGGTATTCAAACGGTCTCTACCTTTATACCGGTCATTGCGTTTCTGTTCCTGTTTCTCTCAGTACTGGAAGATTCAGGTTATATGGCCAGGGCCGCTTTTGTCATGGACAGGGCACTGCGTTTCCTGGGTCTGCCCGGAAAAGCCTTTGTGCCTATGCTGGTTGGGTTTGGTTGTAACGTACCGGCTATCATGGCGACCCGGACGCTGGAAAATCATCAGGACCGGATGTTGACCATGGCTATGGCTCCTTTTATGTCCTGCGGTGCCCGTCTTCCTGTTTATGCCTTGTTTGCTGCGGCCTTCTTTCCTGGTTTTGGTCAGAATGTAGTCTTTACACTTTATCTGACGGGGATTCTGGCTGCGGTCATGACGGGATTGATGTTGAAGAAATGTCTATTCAGTGGTGAAGTGACGCCATTTGTCATGGAGTTGCCTGACTATCACAGGCCATCGGTCAAGCATGTGCTGCTCAGAACCTGGACCCGACTGAAAGCATTCTTGTTCAGGGCAGGTAAAGCCATCGTCATCGTGGTGGTGATACTGAATACTCTGAACTCCCTGGGAACCGATGGCACTTTTGGTCATGAAGACACCCGGTCATCGGTGCTCAGTAAAATGGGTCAGACGATCACACCTGCCTTTGCTCCCATGGGCATGTCTGAAGATAACTGGCCAGCCGCTGTCGGTCTGTTCACAGGTATTCTGGCTAAAGAGGCAGTGGTTGGCACGCTTAACTCTATGTACACCGCCATCGCCGATCAAGAGAATGGTGCCGTGGCTCAGGGCCATGACTTTGACTTTATGTCAGGTGTTAAGGAAGCTTTGGCCACCATTCCTGCCAATCTTTCAGACGCTGTATCGTCGTTTGCCGACCCTCTTGGTCTGAGTGTGGGCGATTTGAGTGATCTTGAATCCGTAGCAAAAGATCAGGAAGTGACAGTCACCACCTTCGGTGTCATGCAAAGACTGTTCACCACTGATGCGGCTGTTGTCGCTTATCTCTTGATGATCCTGCTCTATACACCTTGTGTTGCCGCACTGGGTGCCATTTACCGGGAATCAGGTCTGCGCTGGACATGCTTTGTAGCAGGCTGGACTTTCTTTATGGGATATTCAGTGGCTACTCTCTACTACCAGCTGTCCCGGATTAGTATTCAACCGGTAACAACATTGGGCTGGCTATCCACCATTACGGTAGCCATGGTCGTCATGTTTGCGCTGCTCAGGAGAGCAGGGCAGAGAATGGTATTTTCTTCCGGTGATATGCCGTCGGAAACAGCCGGAATCTCAAAAGGGTGTCATTGA